The sequence GGAATAAGGTGCTAGTTTGATCATTTCAATAGCTTGGGTCGCACCAACTGGATTCTTAATCAAAACCAAGGTACATTCCTTATCCCCAATCTTAAAGGTTTCCTGACGACCAAAGACAGCGCGACTGCGATCAAATCCTTGCTTAATCACTTCAGGTTGTACTCCAAAGAATCCAGCAACAGAGACAGCTGCTAAGGCATTGTAGATGTTGTAGAGACCGCCGATATTGATGTGGTAGTCTTGGCCTTGAATCCGGAATTGGGAAGAGCGATGGGTTAAAGAGAGGAGGTCTGATACGGCATAAGTCAGAGGAGGCCTGTGGAAACCACAGTGCTCACAGATATAATCCCCAAGATTAGCATAGGTATTGAGCTTGTACTTGAGGATGTTGTGGCAATGCGGACAGAGGATTCCTTCCGTATTGTAATGAGCTAGTTGTGGCTCTGATTTGTCAGTATCAAATCCATAATATTGGATAGGATTGGATAAGGTCTGACTATTAAAGAGCGGACTATCACCATTTAACAAGACTGTTGCAGCTGGGACCTTGTGAATGGCATCCAAAATCATTTGGTAGGTCGTATAGATCTCTCCATAGCGGTCCATCTGGTCCCGGAAAATATTAGTGACCACAAAAAGGCTGGGCTTAATATAATCACAAATCCGAGAGAGGCTGGCCTCGTCAATTTCAAGTACCGCAATCGGTCGATTTGATTTCGAATGCTTAGCCCGTAAGAAGGTCGTTGTAATCCCAGAGATCATATTGGCCCCACTTGGATTGGTCAAAATAGGTCCAAAAGCTTCTTGGAGAATACCTACTGTTAGCGCAGTGGTCAGGGTTTTTCCATTTGTCCCTGTAATCACAACAATCTCATAGTTTTTTGCCAATTGACTGAGAATATCTTTATCAAATTTGAGGGCTACTTTACCTGGTAGGGTTGATCCCCGCCCCATCTTTTCTAGAATAGAGCCGGAAAGCTTTCCTGCCAGAAGGCCCAAGGTTGTATTTATCTTCATAAATCATATTTTATCATAAAAAGCATCAGAAGGTTACAGAAAAATCTGTTGAAACGTGTTATAATAGGATGATGTCTTTTAGAGAAGTGGTAGGTATGAGAATATGAATATTCAACAGTTTTCAAATCCACAATTTTGGACCAGTTTGTTCCCGAATTGGTGGAGTGTTATTATCAATATCATCGATATTGCCCTGGTGGCTTGGTTGTTGTATTTTTTGATCAAGGCTATCGTCGGGACCAAGATCATGATTTTGGTTCGTGGGGTCATTATCTTTTTCTTGGTTCAGTTTTTGGCCAATTTCTTGGGACTCACGACTATTTCTTGGTTGATCAATCAAGTGATTACCTATGGGGTTATCGCCTTGGTTGTGATTTTCTCCCCTGAAATTCGGATTGGCTTAGAGCGTCTAGGTCGGGCGACAGAATTTTTTACGACGAGTGAAGTCAGTCAGGAAGAGAAGATGGTACAGGCCTATGTTAAGGCAGTGGCTTATATGAGCCCACGTAAGATTGGTGCTTTGGTAGCTATTCAAGGGGCCAGAACCCTTCAGGAATACATTTCCACAGGGATTCCACTAGATGCGGATATTTCAGGAGAATTGCTGATTAATATCTTCATTCCTAATACTCCTTTGCACGATGGAGCGGTCATTGTCCGCAATGACAAAATCGCTGTTTCTTGTGCCTACCTGCCCTTGACGGAAAACACTGAGATTTCAAAAGAGTTTGGAACGCGTCACCGTGCAGCTATTGGCTTATCTGAAGTTTCTGATGCCTTTACCTTTGTGGTATCAGAAGAAACGGGTGGCATCTCTATGACCTACAACGGAACTTTTCGTCATGATTTAACTTTAGAAGAGTTTGAGACGGAATTGAGAGCCTTCTTGGTTCCTGAAGAGAATAAAACGATTAGTTGGAAAGAGCGTCTATTTGGGAGGGTAACAAAATGAGATCGAAAAAAGAATTTCTTTATGTTTTCGCCTCCGTCTTATTATCCTTTATCTTATTTATCAATGCGTCTTCCTTTAATTTTCAAAATAATAGTAGTGCTAGACAAGTGAGTTCAGAGACCTATACCAATACCTTGACCAATATTCCAATTGATGCCAAATACAATGACAAGACATATTTTGTCAGTGGGTTGACATCAGAGGTAACGGTCTTTCTGAAAGGTTCAAATCGGGTTGCCCTTGCTAGTGAGATGCAACCGGGCACTCGGAAGTTTCGAGTGGTGGCTGATCTTCGTAAGGTCAAGGAAGGTACCGTCGAAGTTCCTTTGATTATAGAAGATCTTCCAGCCGGTTTGACAGCAACGGTAGAGCCTCAGAAAGTTTCAGTAAAGATCGGGAAGAAAGCGAAAAAATCATTTGCTGTCAGGGCTACGATCCCGGACAATCAAATTGTGGATGGGATAACAGTAACGGATATTTCTCTTGAAACAACTAAGGTGGAAGTGACGAGTGATCAAGAAACCTTAAGTCGCATTGATCATGTCGAAGCTGTCTTTCCATCCAGTGAGATCATTAGTGGGAATTATAGCGGAACCATTTCCTTAAATGCAGTGGATGCCCAAGGAAATGTTCTACCAGGTCTGGTCAAGCCGAGTGAAACACGGATCCAAGTGACCACAAAGAGTAGTTCGTCTACGTCAAGCTCTAGCAGTTCGTCGTCGACCTCTTCCAGTTCAAGTAATTAGAAAGTAAAAAGGTAATCAAAAATGGGTAAATATTTTGGAACGGACGGTGTCCGCGGAGAAGCAAATGTAGAATTAACGCCAGAATTGGCCTTTAAGTTGGGGCGTTTCGGTGGTTATGTGTTGAGCCAACATGAAGAAGAAACGCCCTTGGTATTTGTTGGACGTGATACGCGTATTTCTGGTGAAATGCTGGAGCATGCTTTGATCGCTGGCCTCTTATCAGTTGGGATTCGTGTCTATAAGTTGGGTGTGATTGCAACGCCAGGTGTTGCCTATCTGGTTCGTACGGAAAAAGCCAGCGCCGGCGTTATGATTTCTGCTAGCCACAATCCAGCCTTGGACAATGGCATCAAATTCTTTGGTGGTGATGGTTTCAAATTGGATGATGATCGCGAGCTTGAAATTGAAGCCTTGCTTGATGCCACTGAAGATACCCTTCCACGTCCAAGTGCGCAAGGTTTAGGAACGGTCATGGAATATCCAGAAGGCTTGCGTAAGTATCAAGAATTCCTTGTATCGACAGGTGTCCAACTCGAGGGCATGCGCATGGTCTTAGATACAGCAAATGGTGCAGCCTCTACCAGTGCTCGTCAAATCTTTGCAGATTTAGGAGCTCAATTGACCGTCATCGGTGAAAACCCAGATGGTTTGAACATCAATGATGGGGTTGGCTCTACTCACCCAGAGCACTTGCAAGAGAAAGTGAAAGAAGTAGGCGCAGCGATTGGTCTTGCCTTTGACGGAGATAGTGATCGCTTGATTGCAGTGGATGAAAATGGAGAAATCGTAGACGGGGATAAGATCATGTACATCATCGGTTCGTATCTTTCAAGCAAGGGCTTGCTCGAAAAAAATACGATCGTTACAACCGTCATGTCCAATCTCGGTTTCCACAAGGCATTAGATGCGAAGGGGATTCAAAAAGAAATCACAGCTGTTGGAGACCGTTATGTGGTCGAAGAAATGCGCAAATCTGGGTATAACCTTGGTGGAGAACAGTCCGGTCATGTAGTCATCATGGATTACAACACGACTGGTGATGGTCAATTAACAGGCGTTCAATTAACCAAAATCATGCAAGAAACCGGTAAGAAATTATCTGAATTGGCTGCAGAAGTAACCATTTACCCACAAAAGCTTGTCAATATCCGGGTTGAAAATAGCATGAAAGACAAGGCGATGGAAGTGCCTGCTATTCGTGAAATCATTGAAAAAATGGAAGCGGAAATGGCAGAAAATGGTCGTATCCTTGTGCGTCCAAGTGGAACCGAACCCCTCCTTCGTGTGATGGCAGAAGCGCCAACCCATGAAGAAGTAGACTACTATGTGGATACCATTGCTGCAGTTGTTCAAGCAGAAATCGGACTTTAAAAAAGAATGGCTTAGGTGTGAGCTTTGTGTGTTCAAAGGTCCAGGTGATAGATGAGAACATTCTTATTGATCCCGCTTATGAGCTTTCATACCTTTTGCTCACAGACACACCTTAGGAGAAAAAGAGATCAGACTTCTGTCTGGTCTTTTTGTGTAGGCTCGATTTGAAAAATCCCCTATTTCGTGGTAAAATAGGGCTAATGAATTTATAGTAATCGAGGTATTAGAAGTGGCTTTTGGAGATAACGGAAAACGTAAAAAAACACCATTTGAAATGATCACGATGGTGGTTATTGTGATTATGTTGATTGTAACGGTTGGTGCAATCTTTGCAACCGCAATTGGTGCTCTTTCTTATTAAGGCGCTCGCAGAAGTAAAGGAAATCATCTATTTATGAGTATGTTTTTAGATACAGCCAAGATCAAGGTCAAGGCTGGAAATGGCGGCGATGGCATGGTGGCCTTTCGCCGTGAAAAATATGTCCCTAATGGCGGACCTTGGGGTGGTGATGGAGGTCGTGGTGGCAATGTCATCTTCGTAGTAGACGAAGGCTTGCGCACCCTGATGGACTTCCGCTATAACCGGCATTTCAAAGCCCAAAATGGGGAAAAAGGAATGACCAAAGGGATGCACGGACGGGGAGCAGAAGATCTTTATGTACGAGTTCCCCAAGGAACGACCGTCCGAGATGCTGAAACGGGCAAGGTCATTACTGACCTAGTTGAAAATGGACAAGAGTACATCGTTGCACACGGTGGCCGTGGAGGGCGTGGAAATATTCGTTTTGCCACTCCTAAAAATCCAGCACCAGAGATTTCTGAAAATGGAGAGCCTGGTCAGGAACGTGAATTAGAGTTAGAACTGAAGGTCTTGGCAGATGTTGGTTTGGTTGGCTTCCCTTCTGTTGGGAAATCGACCCTTCTCAGTGTCATCACTTCAGCCAAACCAAAAATTGGGGCTTATCATTTCACAACCATCGTTCCAAATTTGGGAATGGTTCGGACTCCGTCTGGGGAATCCTTTGCCGTAGCAGACCTTCCTGGATTGATTGAAGGGGCTAGCCAAGGTGTCGGATTAGGAACCCAGTTCCTTCGTCACATCGAGCGCACCCGTGTTATCTTGCATGTTATTGATATGTCTGCCAGTGAAGGACGCGACCCTTATGAAGATTATGTTCAAATCAATAAAGAGCTTGAAACCTATAATCTTCGCTTGATGGAACGTCCTCAGATTATCGTGGCGAATAAGATGGACATGCCGGAAAGCCAAGAAAATTTGAAAGAATTCAAGAAGAAATTGGCAGCCAATTACGATGAGTTTGATGAACTGCCACAGATCTTCCCGATCTCTAGTTTGGCTCATCAAGGTTTAGACAATTTGTTAGATGCAACGGCAGAATTGTTAGACAAAACACCAGAATTCCTCTTGTATTCAGAAGACGACATGGCCCAAGAAGAAGTTTACTATGGCTTTGATGAAGACCAGCCGGCCTTTGATATCAGTCGTGATGACGACGCTGCTTGGGTCTTGTCTGGTGAAAAACTTGAAAAACTCTTTAATATGACGAATTTCGATCGAGATGAAGCGGTCATGAAATTTGCTCGTCAATTGCGTGGAATGGGTGTTGATGAAGCTCTCCGTGCACGTGGGGCAAAAGATGGCGATATCGTCCGGATCGGTAAATTTGAATTTGAGTTTGTAGATTAAGGGTGGTCCCGAGCGAATCAAGGATTCCAAATAAGAAATGAGGCTTTTTCAGTGGGAGATAAACCAATATCTTTTCGAGATGAAAATGGAAATTTTGTTTCAGCAGCCGATGTTTGGAATGCTGAAAAATTAGAAGAACTCTTTAATACACTAAATCCTAAGCGCAAGTTGCGCCTACAAAGGGAAAAATTAGCAAAAGAAAACCAGCAGAAGTAAATAGACTTGGAGAATACTATGGCAAAAACAATTCATACAGATAAAGCACCCGCAGCAATTGGACCTTATGTTCAAGGGAAAATCGTAGGCAATCTTCTCTTTGCAAGCGGACAAGTTCCTTTGTCACCTGAAACAGGAGAAATCATTGGCGAAACCATCCAAGAACAAACAGAGCAAGTCTTAAAGAACATTGGGGCTATTTTGGAAGAGGCTGGGACAGACTTCGACCACGTGGTAAAAACCACTTGTTTCTTAAGTGATATGAATGACTTTGTACCTTTCAATGAGGTCTATAAAACAGTCTTTACCACAGAATTTCCAGCTCGATCTGCTGTTGAAGTAGCACGCCTGCCACGTGATGTGAAGGTTGAAATTGAAGTTATTGCGGAAATCAAAGCCTAATAACCATTCAAAGACAAAAAGACAGAGTGGAGAGCAGGAAACTGTAGACCACTCTGTTTTATTTTGGGAGGAAAAAATGACAGAAAGTAAGATTCAACTGGTCATGGTAACAGGAATGAGCGGTGCTGGCAAGACCGTCGCTATCCAATCGTTTGAGGATTTGGGTTACTTTACCATCGATAATATGCCACCGGCGCTCTTGCTGAAATTTATTGAGCTCATGCGTCATAGCCCGGATAACAATAAATTAGCCGTTGTTGTGGACATGCGGAGCCGTTCTTTTTTCAATGAAATTCGCACCATTTTGGATGAATTAGACAATCAAGAAGACCTCGATTTCAAGGTTTTGTTCTTGGATGCTACTGACAGTGAGTTGGTAGCACGATATAAGGAAACACGTCGTAGCCATCCACTAGCTGCAGATGGCCGTGTTTTAGATGGGATTACCTTAGAGCGAGAGCTCTTGTCTCCTTTAAAAAATATCAGTCAAAATGTGGTGGACACGACTGAGTTGACGCCCCGTAATCTGAGAAAAACGATTGCAGAGCAATTTGCCAGTCAAGATAATCAGCCAGATTTTCGGATTGAGGTCATGTCATTTGGTTTTAAATATGGCCTTCCGATCGATGCCGATCTTGTCTTTGACGTGCGTTTTCTTCCAAATCCCTACTATAAATTGGAACTTCGGAATTTAACCGGTCAAGATCCAGCTGTCTATGATTATGTCATGGATCACCCTGAATCAGAGGACTTTTACCGTCATCTCCATGACTTAATCGTTCCTATTTTACCGTCTTATAAACGAGAAGGTAAATCCGTTCTCACCATCGCCATGGGCTGTACTGGAGGTCAACACCGTTCAGTAGCCTTTGCAGAGCGCTTAGCGCATGATTTAGAAACAAATTGGCAGGTCAATTGCAGTCATAGAGACAAGGACAGACGGAAAGAAACGGTGAATCGCTCATGAGAAAACCTAAAGTAACCGTTATTGGAGGAGGGACAGGGATTTCTGTTATTCTCGATAGTCTAAGAAAGAAGCCGGTCGAGATCACTGCTATTGTAACTGTTGCAGATGATGGCGGTAGCTCAGGTGAATTGCGGAAGAACATCCAAAAATTGACACCACCTGGAGATCTTCGAAATGTGCTGGTTGCCATGTCAGATATGCCTCGTTTTTATGAGAAGGTCTTTCAATACCGCTTTGCAGACGATGATGGCCCTTTGGCCGGACACCCTTTGGGAAACTTGATCATTGCAGGGATTTCAGAGATGCAAGGCTCGACCTATAATGCCATGCAGTTGTTAACCAAATTCTTTCATACGACCGGCAAGATCTATCCTTCCAGTGATAGTCCCTTGACCCTTCATGCCGTTTTTCAAGATGGAAAAGAAGTGGTAGGAGAAAGCCACATTGCCAACTACACCGGCATGATTGATCATGTTTATGTGACCAATACCTTTGATCAAGAGCGCCCAAAAGCTAGTAAGAAAGTGGTGGAAGCGATTCTTGAAAGTGATATGGTCGTCTTAGGTCCTGGTTCGCTCTTTACCTCGATCCTTCCTAATTTGATGATCGATGAGATTGGGAAAGCCATCCTTGAAACCAAGGCCCAAGTAGCTTATGTTTGTAACATCATGACCCAAAGAGGAGAAACCGAGCATTTCACAGATAGCGACCACGTTGCCGTGCTCCATAAACATTTGGGAGAGAAGTTCATTGATACCGTCCTTGTCAATATCAATCAGGTTCCCGCAGCCTACATGAACAGTAATAAATTTGATGAATACTTGGTGCAGGTAGAGCACGATTTTAAGGGGGTGCACTCGCAAGTTCCCCAAGTGATTTCTTCCGATTTCTTAAAGCTGGTCAATGGAGGAGCCTTTCATGATGGTGAAAAAGTGGTCGAAGAGCTGATGCAGATCGTGCAGGTGAGAAAATGAGTTTTACGGTTCGTGTAAAAGAAGAATTATTGTCTCTCAAGCGATTTGAAAAGAGTGAATTGGCTGCCATTATCAAGATGTCTGGAAGTCTTGGGATTTCAATGGGGGGCTTGACGCTCTCGGTAACAACAGAAAATGCCAAGATTGCCCGCCATATCTATGAATTGTTGCATCATTTCTACGGGGCCAAATCAGATATTCGCCACCACCAAAAAACCAATTTGAAAAAGAATCGTGTCTACACAGTATTCTTGGATGAAAAGGTAGAAGAAATTTTAGCTGACTTACATTTGGCAGATGCCTTTTTTGGGATTGAGACAGGCATTGATGCTAGTGTTTTAGAAGATGAAGTAGCCAGTCGTGCTTATCTTCGAGGAGCTTTTCTGTCAAGTGGTTCCATCAAGGATCCTGAAAAAGGAAAGTACCAGCTGGAAATTCATTCTGTTTATACAGACCACGCGGAAGGAATTGCCCTTCTCATGCAAGGATTTTTACTAGATGCGAAAACCATCGAGCGGAAAAAAGGAGTGGTGACCTATCTGCAAAGAGCAGAAGATATTATTGATTTTCTAATTGTAGTAGAGGCCATGCAAGCCATGCAGGAATTTGAGTCTATCAAGGTCATGAGAGAGACACGCAATGACCTCAATCGGGCCAATAATGCCGAGATGGCCAATATCCAGCGAACAGTCACAGCTAGCATGAAAACCATTAATAATATTAGTAAAATTGTGGATACGGTCGGTCTAGGAAGTTTACCAAGTGACCTGCAAGAAGTTGCCTATATCCGGATGAACCATCCAGATTATTCCATCCAGCAGATCGCTGATAGTTTGCAAAAACCTATTTCAAAAAGCGGTGTCAATCACCGCTTGCGTAAGATCAATAAGATCGCAGACGATTTAGACAAATAAAAAAGGCCAAAGGCCTTTTTTATTATAAACTGGTTGAGTGCGTTGGTTGGACTTTCTTATCTGGATAGATGTAGTTGATGGCATTATTTACAGCTGTTGGAGCTTCCCCCAGACCTGTAGCGATGAGATCAATTTTTCCTTCGTAGAAGCAGCAGTCTCCACAGGCATAAATTCCAGGAAGACTGGTTTCTTGTTTCTGATTTACCTTGATTTTATGGCGTTGCAATTCTACACCCCATTCTTTCAAGTTTCCGATAGAAGATTTAAAGCCATAGTTGACAAATAAGTGATCAATCGGGAGGAGTTCCGTTTCATCGGCTTTAACTTTTGTGATTTCAAGGTGTGTGGCATGACCATTTTCGCCAATCAAGCGACTAGGAACAAATGGTGTTTTGATGTTGACAGAAGATTGTTTGAGTTCTTCTACACTATGTTCCAAGGCGCGGAAGTTGTCCCGACGGTGAATGATTGTAGTTGGAGAAATCTTGTCAAAAGCAAGAGCCCAGTCCACAGCAGAGTCCCCACCACCAAGGACGGTCACATGCTGTCCTTCATATTGCTGGATGTTTGAAACATGGTAGTGGACGTTATCAAAGTCCTCAGCTCCCTCAATGTCAAGGGCACGTGGTTTAAAGGCACCGCCACCCATAGCAATAATGACTGCTTTAGACTGATGTACTTGGCGAGAAGTAGTGATAGTGAAGAGGTCACCCTCTTTTTGAATATCCTCTACAGTTTCATTGAGGAAAATCGGTGTGTCAAATCGTTTGACTTGCTCGATCAAGCGGTTGCTCAATTCTTCACCTGTTAAATTGGTAAATCCGGGTACATCGAGGATACTTTTTTCTGGATAGAGAATGGCTGGTTGCCCTCCAAGTTGAGGTAAGGAATCAATCAGTTTGACTTTTACTTGGCGCATATTGCCATAAAAAGCAGCAAACAGACCAACTGGTCCGCCCCCAACAATCGTAATATCATAAATTTCTGACATGGTATCTCCTTCACGGTTTTCTTTGTTTCCATTGTATCATAAAATAGGAGGAATGAAAAAGTCGGAAAAAAGGAAATGGAATGAAGGCTAGGAAGGCTAGAAAAATTTCAAAATATCTTGACAGGATCTTTCAAGTATGATAAAATAATTAAGATTTTAGGCTTGAAGGGAGTGAAAAATATGTCAAAAACAGTAGTACGTAAGAATGAATCTCTTGACGATGCTCTTCGTCGTTTCAAACGTGCGGTTACTAAAGCTGGTACTCTTCAAGAAACACGCAAACGTGAATTCTATGAAAAACCTTCTGTAAAACGTAAACGTAAATCAGAAGCAGCTCGTAAACGTAAAAAATTCTAATTGAATACAGGAACAGACTTCGGTCTGTTTTTTGTTTCTCTTAAACAAGAAAGACAAAAAAGCCGACCTTCTGCTTAGAAGATCGGATCTTTTTATCTGATTATTTGTTTGCAAGCAAGTCGCGGATTTCAGCAAGCAACTCTTCTTGAGTAGGAGCAGGAGCTTCTTCTTCGACAGCTTCTTCTTTTTTTCCAAAGTTTTGAGCCTTTTCAGCAGCTTTCACAACGAAGAAAAGAACAGTACCAACAACAAGGAAGTTGATCACAGCGCTCAAGAAGCTACCGTATGCAACACCGTTCCATGACAATTGTGCAATATTTTGAACACGAGCAGCTTTCAAAGCTGGTTTCAAAATAAGTGGAGTGATGATATCGTTCACAAATGATGTAACGATAGCTCCAAATGCAGCTCCGATAACGACGGCAACAGCAAGGTCAACAACGTTCCCACGAAGGAGAAAAGCTTTCAATTCTTTTAACATATCCTAAATATGTCCTTTCATAATAATTTTTTACTGTGATAGTATAACGGAAAAATATTCGACTGACAAGAAATATGTCTCATTTTTTAAAATTAGTGATAAAGGTTGAAATTCTTTTCTTTTATGTGTGAAATCGGTAGGAAAAAATTTACTTTTACTAACTTTTAGTATAAAATATAAAGTGATAATCTATGGTAAAATGGAGGCACTGTTTATGGTTGATAAAGAGCTGATTGTAGAAATTAAAAACAGTGTAAACATTGTTGAAGTCATTGGAGAAGTTGTTTCTTTGACCAAGGCTGGCCGTAATTTTTTAGGCCTGTGTCCTTTTCATGGAGAAAAGACTCCTTCCTTTAATGTCGTTGAAGACAAGCAGTTTTACCATTGTTTCGGATGTGGTCGCTCTGGAGATGTCTTTAAGTTTATAGAAGATTTTCGCGGAGTTTCCTTTATGGATGCGGTCCAGATTGTAGCAGAAAAAGCTGGCATTGCGCTTCAGTACCAGGCAAGGCCAAATCAACAGGCACAGGTGAATCCCCATCAAGAACTTTATGAGATTCATCAGGAAGCTAGTAAATTTTATCAAGCCATTCTGATGACGACAAAGATGGGAGAAGAAGCGCGAAATTATCTGCATGAACGTGGTCTGACCGATGAAGTTATCCGACATTTTCAATTGGGCTTAGCACCAGCAGCAGGGAATTATCTCTATCGAAATCTCTCTGAGAAATTTTCGGAGAAAGTCATTACAGATTCAGGCTTGTTTACAATTTCAGATACTGGAACGGTTTTTGATGCCTTTCAGGATCGGATCATGTTTCCCCTGACGGATGATAGCGGACGAGTCATTGCTTTTTCAGGTAGATTATGGAAAAAGATAGATGATGGGAGTCATCACGCTAAGTATAAAAATAGTCGCAGTACACGTCTATTTAATAAAAGCTATGAACTCTATCATTTGGATCAAGCCAAGGCGAGTGCTAAAAAACAACATGAAATGTATGTCATGGAAGGCTTTATGGATGTCATTGCGGCTTATCGAGCTGGGATTGAAAATGCTGTTGCCTCCATGGGGACAGCATTAACGCCTGAGCACGTCCAGCACTTGTCTCGTTTTTCTAAAAAAGTGGTTTTGACCTATGATGGGGATAAGGCAGGGCTTGAAGCGACAGCTAAGGCCTTGGATGTTCTGCAAGATCTGGAGTTGGAAATTGTCCGTATCCCTGATCAGATGGACCCAGATGAGTACCTCAAAAAAACTTCCCCAGAAGATCTAGCAGGCCTCTTGAAAAATTCTCGGATCAGTAAGGTTGAATTCTTGATGCAATACTGGAAACCCCAGTATATTGAGAATCTACAAGCGCAGATTGAGTTTGTAGAAAAGATGGCGCCTATAATCGCCCAGACGCGCTCCATTACAGCGCAAAATACCTATATTTATAAACTGGCGGATTTATTACCAGATTTTGATTATTTGCAGATTGAGCAGATTGTCAACAATAGTCGCTTGCATCAACGGCAAGAGGCTCAAAGTAGTGGACAATCAAGAACGTCGAATTTTTCAGTAGATTTATTACCCAATCGTGGGATGACGCGCTTGATCAAGGCGGAAAATCATTTGTTGAGTAGGATGAAGGATTTTCCAATGGTGTTGAATGATTATCGTTTACGACCTGATTTTTCCTTTGATACACCGGAACTACAGATCTTGTACCAATTGCTCTGTCAAAATGGAGAAGTTACTTCGCAGGATTTGTCCGAGCAAGCAGAAGGGGTTCAACACGCCTGGTACCGCATGTTAGAAGAAGATTTACCGGAAGAAATAGCGGATGGTGAATTAGAAGAAGTAGAAGCGACACGCACTCGTGAGCTCCTTCGCAAAGAAAGTCAACAAATTGGAAATAAGGTGAAAGAAGCTTCCTCGACTGGGGATGCAGAAAGAGCTTTATTGGAACTCGAGCGCTTGATCGCTCAAAAAAGAAGAATGGAGTAGGAATGGCTAAAGAACAAAAAGATATTACAACATTGGACGTTCAAATTGCAGAATTTATCCGCAGTCATAAGCAAAGTGGGGCTGCTACAGATGATGAAATTAATGATAAGTTGGTTATTCCTTTCACACTGGATGCAGATGGGATTGAAGATCTCCTGCAAAGAATTCAAGATGCAGGGATTTCGATCACGGATAAAGATGGCAACCCAAGTGCGCGTGTGTTGAACAATGAAGAAGAGCCAGAATTGTCAGATGAAGAATTGCTTGGAAGCAACTCTGCTAAGGTCAATGACCCAGTACGGATGTACTTGAAAGAAATTGGGGTTGTTCCTCTTTTGACCAATGAGGAAGAACAAGAATTAGCCATTTTGGTAGAACAAGGTGACTTGGAAGCCAAGCAACGTCTAGCTGAGGCTAACCTTCGTTTGGTTGTTTCCATTGCGAAACGTTACGTTGGTCGTGGGATGCAATTTTTGGATTTGATCCAAGAA comes from Streptococcus parasanguinis ATCC 15912 and encodes:
- the mscL gene encoding large conductance mechanosensitive channel protein MscL, with the translated sequence MLKELKAFLLRGNVVDLAVAVVIGAAFGAIVTSFVNDIITPLILKPALKAARVQNIAQLSWNGVAYGSFLSAVINFLVVGTVLFFVVKAAEKAQNFGKKEEAVEEEAPAPTQEELLAEIRDLLANK
- the rapZ gene encoding RNase adapter RapZ, coding for MTESKIQLVMVTGMSGAGKTVAIQSFEDLGYFTIDNMPPALLLKFIELMRHSPDNNKLAVVVDMRSRSFFNEIRTILDELDNQEDLDFKVLFLDATDSELVARYKETRRSHPLAADGRVLDGITLERELLSPLKNISQNVVDTTELTPRNLRKTIAEQFASQDNQPDFRIEVMSFGFKYGLPIDADLVFDVRFLPNPYYKLELRNLTGQDPAVYDYVMDHPESEDFYRHLHDLIVPILPSYKREGKSVLTIAMGCTGGQHRSVAFAERLAHDLETNWQVNCSHRDKDRRKETVNRS
- the rpsU gene encoding 30S ribosomal protein S21, encoding MSKTVVRKNESLDDALRRFKRAVTKAGTLQETRKREFYEKPSVKRKRKSEAARKRKKF
- a CDS encoding NAD(P)/FAD-dependent oxidoreductase, yielding MSEIYDITIVGGGPVGLFAAFYGNMRQVKVKLIDSLPQLGGQPAILYPEKSILDVPGFTNLTGEELSNRLIEQVKRFDTPIFLNETVEDIQKEGDLFTITTSRQVHQSKAVIIAMGGGAFKPRALDIEGAEDFDNVHYHVSNIQQYEGQHVTVLGGGDSAVDWALAFDKISPTTIIHRRDNFRALEHSVEELKQSSVNIKTPFVPSRLIGENGHATHLEITKVKADETELLPIDHLFVNYGFKSSIGNLKEWGVELQRHKIKVNQKQETSLPGIYACGDCCFYEGKIDLIATGLGEAPTAVNNAINYIYPDKKVQPTHSTSL
- a CDS encoding YvcK family protein; this encodes MRKPKVTVIGGGTGISVILDSLRKKPVEITAIVTVADDGGSSGELRKNIQKLTPPGDLRNVLVAMSDMPRFYEKVFQYRFADDDGPLAGHPLGNLIIAGISEMQGSTYNAMQLLTKFFHTTGKIYPSSDSPLTLHAVFQDGKEVVGESHIANYTGMIDHVYVTNTFDQERPKASKKVVEAILESDMVVLGPGSLFTSILPNLMIDEIGKAILETKAQVAYVCNIMTQRGETEHFTDSDHVAVLHKHLGEKFIDTVLVNINQVPAAYMNSNKFDEYLVQVEHDFKGVHSQVPQVISSDFLKLVNGGAFHDGEKVVEELMQIVQVRK
- the dnaG gene encoding DNA primase; the encoded protein is MVDKELIVEIKNSVNIVEVIGEVVSLTKAGRNFLGLCPFHGEKTPSFNVVEDKQFYHCFGCGRSGDVFKFIEDFRGVSFMDAVQIVAEKAGIALQYQARPNQQAQVNPHQELYEIHQEASKFYQAILMTTKMGEEARNYLHERGLTDEVIRHFQLGLAPAAGNYLYRNLSEKFSEKVITDSGLFTISDTGTVFDAFQDRIMFPLTDDSGRVIAFSGRLWKKIDDGSHHAKYKNSRSTRLFNKSYELYHLDQAKASAKKQHEMYVMEGFMDVIAAYRAGIENAVASMGTALTPEHVQHLSRFSKKVVLTYDGDKAGLEATAKALDVLQDLELEIVRIPDQMDPDEYLKKTSPEDLAGLLKNSRISKVEFLMQYWKPQYIENLQAQIEFVEKMAPIIAQTRSITAQNTYIYKLADLLPDFDYLQIEQIVNNSRLHQRQEAQSSGQSRTSNFSVDLLPNRGMTRLIKAENHLLSRMKDFPMVLNDYRLRPDFSFDTPELQILYQLLCQNGEVTSQDLSEQAEGVQHAWYRMLEEDLPEEIADGELEEVEATRTRELLRKESQQIGNKVKEASSTGDAERALLELERLIAQKRRME
- the whiA gene encoding DNA-binding protein WhiA; protein product: MSFTVRVKEELLSLKRFEKSELAAIIKMSGSLGISMGGLTLSVTTENAKIARHIYELLHHFYGAKSDIRHHQKTNLKKNRVYTVFLDEKVEEILADLHLADAFFGIETGIDASVLEDEVASRAYLRGAFLSSGSIKDPEKGKYQLEIHSVYTDHAEGIALLMQGFLLDAKTIERKKGVVTYLQRAEDIIDFLIVVEAMQAMQEFESIKVMRETRNDLNRANNAEMANIQRTVTASMKTINNISKIVDTVGLGSLPSDLQEVAYIRMNHPDYSIQQIADSLQKPISKSGVNHRLRKINKIADDLDK